The DNA region ACTACTTTTGTATATATAGTTTATTCTAGTACTTTAGTAAAGAATCTCTTAAGGAGACTaacttaataagtatataaattCCTAGaatttaattttaatttaaagtaatatacttatatagtaagctgcaaattatagtaagttataTACTCTTTCTACTCTTCTAACCTttttataagttaattaaattataatatacaaaattaattaaaactacttattactctctttcttattattattttaaactattttataaatttatatattatatttagactttctataattactatattattatacGCATAGTTTAgtactttctatataattctcCTTCTAAaggttattctctcctctagtatttatactactcttttctacttatagtacttctactttagtagtattaagtaactctctaaaatatagttaagtcttttttaccctctagtacttatttagtacttttattcttatataaagcttataattcttaattttaataataataagcttataagctaatttactaatacttctAATTTAGaaattaattactttatatattagtattagtaagctactttaatatacttaaatcttctttttaagagagaaagtactttatatactctctagtactataattagtatttttatattCTAGGAGCCTTACCTATTTAACTATaagtttaatagtattagtatttttagcttaaaatttaagtaaaaaaGAATTACTTTAGagttaaaaagtataaagcttacttatttaaaattagcttatatattatttatacttcttaaagtaaaaaatactactttaaaagtaggaaagaaattattcttagtaatatataaaatttacATTTATATTATCTttttaatttccttactatataagtactttaagaggctaaagtacttaatattaagaggctagagtttatataataaataggaaagtatataaagagtaataatactttatttcttatagtatttattaaagttaattaatttataacttttataattattaagaattaagaagTAATAAGAATTCTTTATATAGGACTTTATACtctaattaaagtactttagctaatttaagctaatactatttattatttatttatttttacttaaataaatatactatatagcTAGAAATTAgttattagtatactagaagagaaagtaatatttaccctttataataatatataaaagtattatttaattttttatatatatactctaaataatagaaacttATTCCTAATTAttaagctactttatataaagctttCCCctataacgtacacgcatagcgagtcggccaacatagcgagccggccactccttatcgctagaaaaagccccttttctaactatttattaaaaagtagattcttaactaataaagacctagtttttagtattagataacgataagagttagattttaagaaataatattgtagaaattattgtctcttcctaaccctaggttcttagtaatcctcttatctagaggcctagataagaggtaagcttagtaatataggctagaaagagataataattttaatactattatttcttaaaatctaactcttatcgttatctaatgctaaaaactaggtctttattagttaagaatctactttttaataaatagttagaaaaggggctttttctagcgataaggagtggccggctcgctatgttggccgactcgctatgcgtgtacgttaatattaaaattatatttttaatttaagaataatatatataataagtaagTATACTAGATAAGTAAGTATACTACTCTCTTATTATACCTTAAAGCCTTTATTTTTAAGGAATTATTctaattatacttatagactaatatatatatagtcTAGTATATTAGCTTCAATAAGGGTTCTAAATAtatattaactttaatataattatCTAATAGCTACTTATAGCTATACTAAAGAGTTCTCTTATTTATACTCTACTTTAATATATTCTTAAGTTTATAGCctaaatataaataataaaagtAATTAGAGACCTAACTTCAGTAGTTTTCAGCCTATTATACATTTTATAGAATTTTATAGTTTTTAAATAAGTAGATAAATTCTAATAGAATTCTAaagaataatactttaaagtataataagggagtagtatacttacttatctagtatacttacttattatatatattatattatataaagttgtctacttattagagtctaGTATATATTCTATTGTATACATTTAAGAGTTTAttagctatttcttatatatcttcttattatagagggaattcttaattaattaattaataacttatttaataattaccTCCTCTTTAATTAtagttatttttattaaatttagttaTTTTTTACCTTATATAATGCATTCTATATATtagttatatagtattatttaagGGACCTTAAAGGTTAAAGCTACTTTTAAAATAAATATTTTTAGGTCTTTTTTAATAGTTTAAATAGTAAGAATAATGCAACTTTTAATTAAGGAGAATTATATATTTGTATGTAGAGGAAAGTTAGTATAAAAGTAAAAGAGGTAGAAGGGAAGGTAAAGTAGTAACTTACTATAACTagtaacttactatataggtatattatagtaattatagaaagactaaaaataatatataaatatattaagtagtttaAAATACCTCTAAAGAAGAgaataataagtagttttaattaatttcctataatactacttaattaacttatataaatagtaaAAGAGTAAGTAGAAGTaagtaacttactataataagtaacttactatatatatatacataaGTTATACAATTATATTATTCTAAtaactttaattatattagtatagtaatatagagcTAGAAGAACTTTAATTTAGACTATATAGCCTTAGGGACTAAGGCTTAGGAGAGGGAGGCAATTATAAAGATTTAACTAGGCAATTAATTAGAGATATCTTAACTAGGGCGCATAGGCTACAACTACTCTCCTACACCTTAAAGGAGGATTCTATATGTAGTTAGAATCTTTAAGTAAAAGTTACATAATAGAGCTATACCTACCTTTTCTAATAGGACTCTACCTAGTTAAGTGCCTTTAGCTATACTCTTATAGTAGAGTAGAGGTAGCTAGAATAGAGGGGTAGCTAGAAAGAGGGTATATTAACTTACCTACTAACCTTAGTACTAATAAGCTATCTATTATATAactattattactattataaagTTATATAAGATATCCTTAATAGATATAACCTCCTACCTTAGTAGACGCAATATAGATCCAAAAGGGGAATCAGGGTGTGGCAGGGCCGCACCCGCATTCCCCTTTTAGATCCATGTCGAGTCTGGTGGGTGGGTGGACGGCACAAGAGAGAGTTCATATCCCTGCCTTACAACACTAAACCGGCCCGCCCCCTAGAAGCCATCAAAATCTAGTGTCCCAGGGAGGCGGTGCGACGATCTCGCCAGGTCGAGCGATCCCTGTTTTATGCATATGCATATGTCGTGAAAACCATCCTCGATAGAAATCATTGGGAAGGTATAGTTCCTGAACCTAGTCAgcccaccccccttccccccggCATCGAACGAGAGTCATGAGCCACAGGTCTGCTCCGGTCTACAGCGTCTCGTTGTCGGCCGGACGCGAGTCTCTTGCCCGGTACACGGCCTTCGACCTCGTAGCTCCGCCCACGATGCGGAACTCGTCCGGTTCAGCCGCTCGGTTGAACTGGACCGAGGTGTCTTTGTCAGAAATAAAATGGACATAATTCTGCAAGTGGAATGCGTAGTGACTATCTCAAAGTCGACTACTGTTGAAGCTGTCGACTACGCGCCGTGTTCCTTTTCATTCTCCTTTTTGCCACGCACCTCTCTATCTCACGCTCTTCATCACACCTCTTTGCGATATTGATCGAAGGATCATCATGGCCGCCACGAAAGATAGACAGTTGTTTCGCCATCTCCTCAGATTGTCCCGGTTTGACAGATACAACCCCCTCTTCACCACCTTTGCCGGATGTAAGTGTGATggccagccccccccccccccccccccccccccacccctccgGGGTTACACATTGGGCTCGTCGCTGACTGAACCTTTTCTTTACCCAGTATGGTCCACGCTCCTGGCCGGAGGCGCCAAGATGGCCGAGCAGCGCTCCGACATGTCGGTTGCCACCGTCTTCCAGCAGTGCGCCCTGTGCTTCGTTGCCTCGTACCTGTtctgcggcgccggcatggtCTGGAACGATTGGATCGACCGCGACATCGATGCCAACGTGGCCCGGACAAAGGAGCGACCGCTGGCGTCCGGCAAGGTCACCGCGACCGAGGCCATGGTATGGATGGTGCTGCAGGCCGCTCTGTCCTGGGGCGTGCTGGAGGTGATGCTTGATGGCAAAGACGTGTAAGTGCTTTACGTCTCTTTTGTTCTCTGTGTCCCtcatcctccccctctcttcaACCAGTCATAATCACATCTCGGGTATAAACCTTTAATCTGACCTCTGTCTCTTGCAGGGCTAAACACTTTATACCCGTCGCCGCGGCCTCCGTCCTCTATCCCTTTGGCAAGCGGTCACTCGCCCGGATGCTCGGGATCTACCCGCAATACATCCTGGCCTTCACCATCGCCTGGCCCGCCGTCATAGGACGCGCCGCCATCTACGGCCAGTACGAGTCCTATGCCGAGACCCTGCGCCAGTGCCTCCCCCTCTGCACCATGGTCTTCTTCTGGACCATCTACCTGAACACGGCCTACAGCTACCAGGATGTGGTGGACGACCGGAAGCTGGGCGTGAACTCCTTCTACAATATCGCCGGGAAGCACATTCACCTCTtgctcgtcgccctcgtcagccCTATCCTGGTGTGCCTGCCCATCTATCTTTTTGAGCTGCATTCTCTCTGGCTGTGGCTTAGTTGGAT from Colletotrichum higginsianum IMI 349063 chromosome 4, whole genome shotgun sequence includes:
- a CDS encoding UbiA prenyltransferase → MAATKDRQLFRHLLRLSRFDRYNPLFTTFAGLWSTLLAGGAKMAEQRSDMSVATVFQQCALCFVASYLFCGAGMVWNDWIDRDIDANVARTKERPLASGKVTATEAMVWMVLQAALSWGVLEVMLDGKDVAKHFIPVAAASVLYPFGKRSLARMLGIYPQYILAFTIAWPAVIGRAAIYGQYESYAETLRQCLPLCTMVFFWTIYLNTAYSYQDVVDDRKLGVNSFYNIAGKHIHLLLVALVSPILVCLPIYLFELHSLWLWLSWMGVWTASLAQQLVQFDPKQPASGGSIHRSNFILGIWTILACVVQVFLTGSA